The sequence below is a genomic window from Dictyostelium discoideum AX4 chromosome 5 chromosome, whole genome shotgun sequence.
atttcaaaatagtccgaaaaaaaaaaaaaaaaaaaaaaatttttaattcaaaataaataaaagtgtTTTGGTatactaaaaaataaaaaaataaaccaaacaATGTTTATTTCATATATACATATAGGTGGTTGATGGGATTagaaaaatctaaaaaaaaaattaaataaaaaattaaaaaggatattatcaataaaattaacaaaacacaaaaataaaattaattaaacaaattttttttttttttttttttaataatatttcatataatttttttttgaagaattaagaaaaaaaatctattctcaatgtaagtaaaaaaaaaaaaaataatggggTAGAGAGTCttgatttatatttgtttatttatttatttatttatttatttatttatttatttatttatttatttatttatttatttatttatttatttatttatttatttttttattcatgctaaaattaatatgggaCAAGTTAcaatacataaaaaaaaaaaaacccctaaataatgttttatttgttttttttctttttcatagAAAGGGTGattaacatttaaaattcttatgattttggtattttttttaattcgtTTGATGGTTAGAatctgaattttttttttttttttttttgttttatggTGCTGTAAAAAATTGTGTGATTTGGGAatatgatcaaaaaaaaaaaaaaaaaaattatattatattaaaaaaattaatcccAAAAATATCTTTACTTGTAtgctgtaaaaaaaaaaacaatttttcaaattccaAAAGACATAAATCATTTTgctaattttataaaaagttttttcttttttgactttttttCTGACACCAAGGATATTTGTGAaaattttctattatttatatgtttaaaaaaaactttctCAGAATGATGGTCGTAATCtttcagattttttttttttttttttttttttttttttaaaacattttaatGGTCATTATTTTTGCTAATTttatgaaattgatttttttttttttttttttttttgaaaaccaAGGATATcttcaaaaaacaaaactttCTCAAAATGTTTGAATCagtttttagatttttttttttttttttttaaaaaatataaatactttttttttttttcaaaaaaattattattttcattattacaatatcgttttttaaaaataaaaaaatgaaaataattttaacattatcaatttttttaatttgttttttacaACTTGGACAATCAGTTATTGATCCATCCCAAAAAGATGTAATGTCAGatttattgtttaatatGTACGGTTATAGTCTGGGTCTAGACCCATgtcaaaatttatttgttatatGTAAAAACATCAATTCAACAAGTACCTTTCAAACtgttacaaatttaaatttaggaACTCCAACACAAGAATATGTAATCACTCAAGATTTATCTCCACTCCAAAATTTAACCGTTTTTGAATTATATAGCAGTATTTATCTAAgttcatctttttttaattatgttaataaatttacTAAACTCAAAGAAATgtaagtaaaaataataaaaaaaataagaactTTAAAATACAAAACCTATAAtgacccaaaaaaaaaaaaaaaaaaaaaaaaaaaaaaaaaaaaaaaaaaaaaaaaaaaaaaaaaaaatttaatataaaaactaataattatttaaaaataatagatattTACAATCATTTAATGTAACAATTCCAGATGATACAATTTTCCCAGCAAGTTTAGAAAGATTTACTATTTATAATCCTTCAGTTCCTTTAGGTAGAGCAACTTTtgaatcaaatattaaaaatatatttattaattctccTTTAATTGGTTTCAGTCTTCCAACTTTAATAAATGTCAATCCATATCTTGAATATCTTTCACTTCCAGTAACTTTCTATTCAGGTTTTCCTTCAAATCTATCTCAAGTATTCACAAATTTACTTACTTTGCAAATTCGAGTATTTAATGATatgaatgaaaataattacaaaaacTTTTCCATTTCAAACAatggaatttttaaaaatttaaaagatttagaaattgaatttactGATAGTGATAATCCTCAAGAGTTTTCAATTCATTCATTCTTATCAAATGTTCCAGTAAttgattatatatatatttatggTCAAGGTGTAACTATTGACCCATCAGTTGGtattttagatttatcaTACATTAAAGCTGataatttgtatttgtatgcAGTAAtataatcataaaaaaacaaaataattaaaataatatttacctTTATtaacaacaatttaaattttaaatttttttttttttagtaatatTGATTCAAGTTCAATATTAAACAATTGTAAAGGCACTTGTATTAAATTCCCTAAATATTCCACTTTTGATTCATATTATTGCAAATTTTCATATGATGCTATTGATTTCTCAAATCTCCTACGTTTCTAtgataacaataatgatTATGAACAAAATTTaccaaatattgataatgctCCATTACtcaatgaaatttcaatatcCTCTTCTATTGTAAGTATTGaactataaatttatttcattaaaaaaagtaataaatttaacatttttaaatttttatatttatcttAAAAAGGTTGTCGGTGATATTCCTGAATCATATTGTAGAATAAATAACTTATTCCTACGTAATAATGAACTCAATGGAACAGTACCATCATGTATTATATGTCTTGGTGGCAACAAAGGTGGTGGTATGGTTTTACCAAatccattattaaatttcaatataACTTCTGAACCATATTGcccaaatttcaaaattgatGAAAACTATACAAATTTATTACCAACTGATGGAACTggaaatataataattactgGTACTAATTTAGGTTGGGCGGAAGGATATGGTTTAACACCAATTATcgcaaattcaaaattagcTATTACCATTCCAAAGGGTGTTGGTACAAATAAGAACATTACTGTAACTTTCCAAAATGGTGAACAGGGAACATTTTATTATAGTTACATTCCTCCTTTCATTAAATCTTACGCAATTATAGAGCTTTTCGGTCAGAAATTTTTCACAATAAATGGTACTGGTTTCAATTATCAGAATTCTAATAACATCACTATTAATGATCAACaatttacatttattaatGCATTGGGAGGAGGTGATAATGATGGTTTGACAGGATGgtatttttttgatatacCAAATTTTGCTACTGAGAGTAATTTTACAGTATCTGCACTTGTAGGTGGTCAAAGTTCAAATGAAgttacattttattatttcaactCAATCAATATTACTGAAGAgaaattagttttaaataatacagGTGGTTCAGTAGATATTAATGGTTCATTTGGTACTAATAATACATCATTAGTTTCAGTCTCAATCAATGGTACCAATTGTTTAGTTACATCATACACAAACTCAAAATTAACAATTACATATCCATCAAATCAAGTTGGAGATAATTATGTTTTAACTTTGAATGTTGGTGGTTATGCAGTTAatcttgttgttgaataCATTGAAGGCGGTGAAACtccaacaccatcaacaacaccatcaacaacaccatcaacaacaccatcaacaacaccatcaataacaccatcaacaactCCATCAACAACTCCAAGTTCAACACCAACCCAATCACCTGGTGATGATGGATCAACATCTTcaacattatcaatttcattttatttaattactttgttattattaattcaacaatttatttaataattaaaaaaaatcactcTTTTCGACAGTCAATAAGAAGTTTAAAGGGATACATTAAAACTTTgaattccaattttttttttttaataattaataaaaaaaaaaaaataatttatatccACCTTATATCTATtccatattttttaaaaaaaatgtatttaagttttatataatttaatgcCAGGATCAAATGGTGTGTCATTtgtgttttttaaaaaaaaaaataataaaatcaaataatcaaaaataaatcagTTTCTCTTGGAGGCACTTTTTCCCATATTGcgtcaaaaataaaaaaaaaaatttaactgtttttattctatttaaattataaaaatgtaTGTTACTTTTTTTGGTGCTTTAATAAataagaattttttaaaaatataaattgaatttggatgggattattatttttttccttcCAAATATtcactattttttatttttatttttaaaatttattagtttaattttttttttttaaaatttgttaaagtattattttattttatttttttttatgttttgttttcttttttgtgtttgtgtttgtgtttgagttattgtttttgttattgttattatttatttatttgtttttatttttttatttttatttttatttttttttttatattaactTTAAAATCAGTAATGTTAAATGGATGGTCCCAAACAAAGATTACTTCATACattttattaacaaatataaaaaatcaaataacttttcaaaataattcaaaaaaaaaaaaaaaaaaaaaaaaaaaaaaaaaatatatatatatatatatttatttatttatgcaCGAATTATTTAGTTGATAAATTATCtataaaagatattaatatttttttttttttttttatttttattttatttttatttttttttttttttgttttttttagaaaactAAACTTTATTGCCAGTGTCAAATATTTCAtgcaaaaattaaaaaatcctggctccacaaaaaaaaaattggaaaagaCACAAATCTTTTGcgaattttataaaatgtttttggggctttttttttaaaaaaatgatcgAGGATATTTGTGAAAATTTTcttgaaacaaaaaaaaaaactttctCAGAATGATTGGGTAAggttttttagatttttttttatatttttaaaatactttttttttttttttaaaaaaattatcataatttcttttttttttaaaaattattatttattttcattaatattttttataaaaaaaaaaaaaaaatgaaaataattttaacattatcaatttttttaatttgttttttacaACTTGGGCAATCAATTATTGATCCATCCCAAAAAGATGTAATGTCAGatttattgtttaatatGTACGGTTATAGTAAGGGTCTAGATCCATGTGATAATTCAGCATATGTTATATGTGATTATATCAATTCAACAAGCACCTTTAAAACTGTTAAAGAGTTACACCTAGGTACTCCCTTACAAGAATATGTAATCACTCAAGATTTATCCCCACTCCAAAATTTAACCTATttgca
It includes:
- the GP138C gene encoding cell surface glycoprotein gp138; amino-acid sequence: MKIILTLSIFLICFLQLGQSVIDPSQKDVMSDLLFNMYGYSLGLDPCQNLFVICKNINSTSTFQTVTNLNLGTPTQEYVITQDLSPLQNLTVFELYSSIYLSSSFFNYVNKFTKLKEIYLQSFNVTIPDDTIFPASLERFTIYNPSVPLGRATFESNIKNIFINSPLIGFSLPTLINVNPYLEYLSLPVTFYSGFPSNLSQVFTNLLTLQIRVFNDMNENNYKNFSISNNGIFKNLKDLEIEFTDSDNPQEFSIHSFLSNVPVIDYIYIYGQGVTIDPSVGILDLSYIKADNLYFNIDSSSILNNCKGTCIKFPKYSTFDSYYCKFSYDAIDFSNLLRFYDNNNDYEQNLPNIDNAPLLNEISISSSIVVGDIPESYCRINNLFLRNNELNGTVPSCIICLGGNKGGGMVLPNPLLNFNITSEPYCPNFKIDENYTNLLPTDGTGNIIITGTNLGWAEGYGLTPIIANSKLAITIPKGVGTNKNITVTFQNGEQGTFYYSYIPPFIKSYAIIELFGQKFFTINGTGFNYQNSNNITINDQQFTFINALGGGDNDGLTGWYFFDIPNFATESNFTVSALVGGQSSNEVTFYYFNSINITEEKLVLNNTGGSVDINGSFGTNNTSLVSVSINGTNCLVTSYTNSKLTITYPSNQVGDNYVLTLNVGGYAVNLVVEYIEGGETPTPSTTPSTTPSTTPSTTPSITPSTTPSTTPSSTPTQSPGDDGSTSSTLSISFYLITLLLLIQQFI